One region of Thermococcus celericrescens genomic DNA includes:
- the rsmA gene encoding 16S rRNA (adenine(1518)-N(6)/adenine(1519)-N(6))-dimethyltransferase RsmA gives MRERLFSLISKYHLKANSDLGQNFLVVPDIIERNVERAELSGRDTVLEVGPGLGVLTDALSRHAGKVYAIEKDPRLVEILRAEYDWPNVEIIEGDAVKVEFPGFNKIVSNLPYQISSPITFRFLRYDFGRAVLIYQLEFAQRMVAEPGDKNYSRLSLMVRAKAYAELVERIGRGAFWPRPKVDSAVIVLEPKPRDERIELNEDLVRALFQHRRSTVLAALKKSHHMLGLSKEDFKRVRGIIGAVPHAGKRVFQLAPSEVRDIEEFLSAEGVLG, from the coding sequence ATGAGGGAGCGCCTCTTTTCTCTAATTTCAAAATACCACCTTAAGGCAAATTCTGACCTGGGACAGAACTTTCTGGTAGTGCCGGATATAATCGAGCGCAACGTTGAGCGGGCGGAACTGAGCGGGCGCGACACGGTCCTCGAGGTCGGCCCAGGGCTTGGCGTTCTTACAGACGCCCTGAGCCGGCACGCGGGTAAGGTGTACGCCATTGAAAAGGATCCCCGCCTCGTGGAGATTTTGAGGGCCGAATACGACTGGCCCAACGTTGAAATAATTGAGGGCGATGCCGTGAAGGTTGAGTTCCCCGGGTTCAACAAGATAGTCTCCAACCTCCCCTACCAGATTTCGTCCCCCATAACCTTCCGCTTTCTGAGGTATGATTTCGGGAGGGCCGTTCTTATCTACCAGCTGGAATTTGCCCAGAGGATGGTGGCGGAGCCGGGGGATAAAAACTACTCCCGCCTGTCGTTGATGGTTAGGGCGAAGGCCTACGCCGAGCTCGTGGAGCGCATCGGGAGGGGCGCCTTCTGGCCAAGGCCCAAGGTTGACTCCGCGGTCATCGTTCTTGAGCCCAAACCACGGGACGAGCGCATTGAACTGAACGAGGATCTGGTTAGGGCCCTCTTTCAGCACAGGAGAAGCACCGTCCTGGCGGCCCTCAAAAAGTCGCATCACATGCTGGGGTTGAGTAAGGAAGATTTCAAACGGGTTCGCGGCATCATTGGGGCAGTGCCCCACGCCG
- a CDS encoding DUF655 domain-containing protein, protein MDRYRRHSYRESLDKKRRNVEYEEYAYVLDYLPEGYTDLKTGRRTGKPVAQVIGEKAFTLLEVAPKEDLMLYERVFIGKGQRDKILMINKKIHFDDLTATAKAELPYVVEEIIKNNEEHFVKFFNMAPPITNRLHSLELLPGIGKKHMWEILDERKKEPFKDFEDLRHRVKGLPEPAKMLAKRVVDEIEGKDRYRLFVGSRRIFRV, encoded by the coding sequence ATGGATAGGTACCGGAGACATTCTTACAGGGAAAGCCTCGACAAGAAGAGGCGGAATGTTGAGTATGAGGAGTACGCCTACGTGCTGGACTATCTGCCCGAGGGCTACACCGATTTAAAGACTGGAAGAAGAACCGGCAAGCCCGTTGCTCAGGTTATAGGTGAAAAGGCTTTCACGCTGCTCGAGGTTGCCCCAAAGGAGGACCTCATGCTCTATGAGAGGGTTTTCATAGGCAAGGGGCAGAGGGACAAGATACTCATGATCAACAAGAAGATTCACTTCGATGACCTCACCGCCACTGCCAAGGCCGAGCTTCCGTACGTGGTTGAGGAGATAATCAAAAACAACGAGGAGCACTTCGTGAAGTTCTTTAACATGGCTCCCCCTATAACCAACAGGCTCCACAGCCTAGAACTCCTGCCCGGCATCGGCAAGAAGCACATGTGGGAAATACTCGACGAGCGCAAGAAGGAGCCGTTCAAGGACTTTGAGGATCTGCGCCACCGTGTCAAGGGGCTTCCAGAGCCGGCAAAGATGCTGGCGAAGCGTGTCGTTGACGAGATTGAGGGCAAGGACCGCTACCGCCTTTTCGTTGGCTCAAGGAGGATATTCAGGGTATGA
- a CDS encoding RNA polymerase Rpb4 family protein: MIGRKKLEERYLTISETKELLERRKAEGMVENPEEPMFYEARVSLEHAERFAKLKPEQVAELKEKLLGLFEWIDERIAVKLVDFMPEDYFDIRVLFAKEDYMPTREEAEEIIRLLDDYRPEE, translated from the coding sequence ATGATAGGGAGGAAGAAGCTCGAGGAGCGCTACCTCACGATATCCGAGACCAAGGAGCTCCTCGAGAGGCGCAAGGCTGAGGGCATGGTGGAGAACCCGGAGGAGCCCATGTTTTACGAGGCCAGGGTTAGCCTCGAGCACGCCGAGCGCTTTGCCAAGCTCAAGCCCGAACAGGTCGCCGAGCTGAAGGAGAAGCTCCTCGGCCTCTTTGAGTGGATAGACGAGAGGATAGCCGTGAAGCTCGTGGACTTCATGCCCGAGGACTACTTCGACATCCGCGTTCTCTTCGCCAAGGAGGACTACATGCCCACCAGGGAGGAGGCCGAGGAAATAATAAGGCTCCTTGACGACTACCGTCCCGAGGAGTGA
- a CDS encoding 50S ribosomal protein L21e, whose product MVKKAHSFRRKTRGKLSKKPRRRGLPPLTRFLQEFEAGQRVHIVIEPSYHRGMPDPRFHGRTGTVVGKRGDAYVVQVRDGGKVKTFFIHPVHLRAQKG is encoded by the coding sequence ATGGTTAAGAAAGCACACAGCTTCAGAAGGAAGACCCGCGGCAAGCTCAGCAAGAAGCCGAGGAGGAGAGGCCTCCCGCCCCTCACCAGGTTCCTCCAGGAGTTTGAGGCTGGACAGAGGGTTCACATCGTCATAGAGCCGAGCTACCACAGGGGCATGCCGGACCCAAGGTTCCACGGAAGGACGGGAACCGTTGTCGGTAAGCGCGGCGATGCCTACGTCGTCCAGGTCAGGGACGGTGGCAAGGTCAAGACCTTCTTCATCCACCCGGTTCACCTCAGGGCTCAGAAGGGATGA
- a CDS encoding tRNA pseudouridine(54/55) synthase Pus10, with the protein MITKKAAKVLESHKLCDHCLGRLFAGLGKGTNEERGKAVRFVLNLERSAEGLPPVESPETCELCGNVFERIPELAGRMEEAAAGVEFETFLVGSRFPEEVRENEKALWEEFDIGTAEPINREFNRELGKAFGRVTGKDTAKNPDVVFIVEPYSGRIELQINPIYVYGRYRKLVRGIPQTPLPDFDESVASIICGAFSRASGGKCVFKGAGREDVDVRMLGNGRPFIVEVKRPKKRKLDLDAVKGEINASGKVEVLNLRFVSPKEAEEVLTRNHRKEYLALVLVEEGVTPEEAEDVARKLKGLEIHQRTPWRVRKARADKVRVRRVHEAEARWLDGKHFELRLVTDGGLYIKELISGDKGRTKPSVSDLLGKPAWCERLDVMNILDD; encoded by the coding sequence ATGATAACCAAAAAGGCTGCGAAGGTTCTTGAATCTCACAAACTCTGCGACCACTGTCTGGGCAGACTGTTCGCGGGGCTTGGGAAGGGCACCAACGAGGAGCGCGGAAAGGCGGTAAGGTTCGTCCTCAACTTGGAGCGCTCCGCCGAGGGCCTGCCCCCGGTTGAATCACCCGAAACATGCGAGCTGTGCGGTAACGTTTTCGAAAGGATTCCCGAACTCGCAGGAAGGATGGAGGAGGCCGCGGCTGGCGTCGAGTTTGAGACTTTCCTCGTCGGCTCCCGCTTCCCCGAGGAGGTTCGGGAGAACGAGAAAGCCCTCTGGGAGGAGTTTGACATAGGGACCGCAGAGCCCATAAACCGTGAGTTCAACCGTGAGCTTGGTAAGGCCTTTGGGAGGGTGACGGGAAAGGACACCGCCAAGAACCCCGACGTGGTTTTCATCGTCGAGCCGTATTCCGGTAGAATCGAGCTTCAGATAAACCCAATTTACGTCTACGGCCGCTACAGAAAGCTCGTGCGGGGCATTCCCCAGACGCCCCTTCCGGACTTTGATGAGAGCGTTGCCTCGATCATCTGCGGGGCGTTCTCCAGGGCGAGCGGGGGGAAGTGCGTTTTCAAGGGGGCAGGAAGGGAGGACGTTGACGTCCGCATGCTTGGAAACGGCAGGCCATTTATCGTCGAGGTAAAGCGGCCGAAAAAACGGAAGCTCGACCTAGATGCGGTAAAGGGGGAGATAAACGCAAGCGGAAAGGTCGAGGTTCTGAACCTGCGCTTCGTTTCACCGAAAGAGGCCGAAGAGGTCCTCACACGGAATCACCGCAAAGAATACCTCGCGCTGGTTCTGGTTGAGGAGGGGGTAACCCCCGAGGAGGCCGAGGATGTTGCCAGAAAACTCAAAGGACTTGAAATTCACCAGAGAACCCCCTGGCGCGTGAGGAAGGCGAGGGCCGATAAAGTTCGCGTCCGGAGGGTTCACGAGGCGGAAGCAAGGTGGCTCGATGGGAAGCACTTCGAACTTCGCCTCGTCACCGACGGGGGCCTGTACATTAAGGAGCTCATATCCGGCGATAAGGGGCGCACGAAGCCCTCGGTGAGCGACCTGCTCGGAAAACCTGCCTGGTGCGAGAGGCTTGACGTCATGAACATTCTTGATGACTGA
- a CDS encoding transcriptional regulator: protein MMTRRQRIIKLLEERDYSPSELALALELPGRGAKKTVLEDLKAIQKTLKREGKVLLIKPAECRKCGFVFRPEINVPSRCPKCRSEWIEEPRFKIEAR from the coding sequence ATGATGACTCGCAGGCAGAGAATAATAAAGCTTTTGGAGGAGAGGGACTACTCACCGAGCGAGCTGGCACTGGCCCTTGAGCTCCCCGGCAGGGGTGCAAAGAAAACTGTGCTGGAGGACCTGAAGGCCATCCAGAAGACCCTCAAGCGCGAGGGGAAGGTGCTCCTCATAAAGCCCGCGGAGTGCAGGAAGTGCGGCTTCGTCTTCCGGCCGGAGATAAACGTCCCCTCCCGCTGCCCGAAGTGCCGGTCGGAGTGGATAGAGGAACCCAGGTTTAAGATTGAGGCCAGATAG
- the gatD gene encoding Glu-tRNA(Gln) amidotransferase subunit GatD gives MRKVERFMKEKGLEVGDHVRIIEKENGNTSVYEGVVMNPYELSSGETLTLKLDNGYNVGILVDQILEVEVIEKAAPREELKFEEVFPKKPGLPSVAIIGTGGTIASRIDYKTGAVHAAFTAEELAKAVPEIFDIANITPKLLFNIMSEDMRPEYWVKIAHEVAGMLNNGEDGVVIAHGTDTMAYTASALSFMLRDLGKPVILVGSQRSSDRPSSDAAMNLICSVRMATSDFGEVAIVMHGETGDTYCLAHRGTKARKMHTSRRDAFRSINDVPIARIWGDGKVEFMRNDYRRRTESEVWVDDEMEEKVAILKAFPGIQPEIIDFFVDRGYKGLVIEGTGLGHVPTYVIDSIKRATEEGVAVCMTSQCLYGRVNLNVYSTGRRLLKAGVVPCEDMLPETAYVKLMWVLGHTDDPKEVREMMLTNYAGEITPYTRFDTFLR, from the coding sequence ATGCGGAAAGTTGAGAGGTTTATGAAGGAGAAAGGCCTCGAAGTCGGAGATCACGTCCGGATAATCGAAAAGGAGAATGGAAACACGAGCGTCTATGAGGGCGTTGTCATGAACCCCTACGAGCTGTCCAGCGGCGAAACCCTCACGCTGAAGCTCGACAACGGGTACAACGTCGGAATTCTAGTGGATCAAATCCTGGAGGTCGAGGTGATCGAGAAGGCCGCCCCCAGGGAGGAGCTGAAGTTCGAGGAGGTCTTCCCCAAGAAGCCTGGCCTTCCAAGCGTCGCGATAATAGGAACCGGCGGAACCATAGCGAGCAGGATTGACTACAAGACGGGCGCTGTTCACGCGGCCTTCACCGCCGAGGAGCTCGCCAAGGCCGTCCCCGAGATATTCGACATAGCGAACATAACGCCGAAGCTGCTCTTCAACATAATGAGTGAGGACATGCGCCCGGAGTACTGGGTTAAGATAGCCCACGAGGTAGCCGGAATGCTGAACAACGGCGAGGATGGAGTTGTCATCGCCCACGGAACGGACACGATGGCCTACACCGCCTCGGCGCTCAGCTTCATGCTCCGCGATCTCGGAAAGCCGGTCATCCTCGTAGGTTCCCAGAGGAGCTCCGACAGGCCGAGCAGCGACGCGGCGATGAACCTCATCTGCTCCGTCCGGATGGCGACTTCAGACTTTGGTGAGGTCGCCATCGTCATGCACGGCGAGACGGGCGACACCTACTGCCTCGCCCACCGCGGAACCAAGGCCAGGAAGATGCACACGAGCAGGAGGGACGCGTTCAGGAGCATAAACGACGTCCCAATCGCCAGGATATGGGGCGACGGAAAGGTCGAATTCATGAGGAACGACTACCGCAGGAGAACCGAGAGCGAGGTATGGGTGGACGACGAGATGGAGGAGAAGGTGGCCATTCTTAAGGCCTTCCCGGGAATCCAGCCGGAGATAATAGATTTCTTCGTTGACAGGGGGTACAAGGGGCTGGTCATCGAAGGAACGGGTCTCGGCCACGTGCCCACCTACGTCATCGATTCGATAAAGCGCGCTACAGAGGAAGGCGTCGCCGTCTGCATGACGAGCCAGTGCCTCTACGGCAGGGTGAACCTCAACGTGTACTCCACCGGAAGGAGGCTCCTAAAGGCCGGCGTGGTTCCGTGCGAGGACATGCTCCCAGAGACGGCCTACGTCAAGCTCATGTGGGTCCTCGGTCACACCGATGACCCGAAGGAAGTGCGCGAGATGATGCTCACGAACTACGCCGGAGAGATAACGCCGTACACGAGGTTTGACACGTTCCTGAGGTGA
- the gatE gene encoding Glu-tRNA(Gln) amidotransferase subunit GatE encodes MVEKFNYEELGLKVGLEIHRQLDTKRLFSPVPSEMSDEVDFTFQRRLRPTISELGEIDPAALEEFKKGKTYIYEGNHRLADLVYMDEEPPHMPDEEALRVSLQISYLLNATPVDEVHFMRKIVIDGSNVSGFQRTAIIAMNGKVDTPWGSVGIPTICLEEDACRIVERGEKEVIYRLDRLGIPLVEISTTPDIHHPEQAKVVAKYIGDALRATRKVKRGLGTIRQDLNVSIRGGARVEIKGVQELDMIPVIIEREIERQVNLLKIREELRKRGVRPEDITEEFHDVTEIFQNTGSKIIARTVKKGGKVLAVKLPKFRGLIGKEIQPGRRLGTEMADRAKKYVKGIFHIDELPNYGITELEVNGVIEKLGLGEEDAFVLVAAEEETAKNALREVVQRAREAIEGVPEETRRALPDGNTQYMRPLPGKARMYPETDIPPILLTAEMKDDVLANLPELPQERVERYVREYKIDRSLAETLVNDERDELFEELIARGIKPSMAASILVVVLKGLKKEAPIENITDEHIREAFDLYLGGKIAKEAFEEIFKELARNPKKSAAQVAEEKGLTLLSEEEVERIIDEVVQANIEVIKAKGMGAMGMVMGRAMAKLRGRADGKLVSSLVRKKIGELS; translated from the coding sequence ATGGTTGAGAAGTTCAACTACGAGGAGCTTGGCCTCAAGGTGGGCCTTGAGATCCACAGGCAGCTCGACACGAAGAGACTGTTCTCCCCGGTCCCCAGCGAGATGAGCGACGAGGTGGACTTCACGTTCCAGCGCAGGCTCAGGCCAACGATAAGCGAGCTGGGTGAAATCGACCCGGCCGCCCTTGAGGAGTTCAAGAAGGGAAAAACCTACATCTACGAGGGCAACCACAGGCTGGCGGACCTCGTTTACATGGATGAGGAGCCTCCCCACATGCCGGACGAGGAGGCGCTCAGGGTCTCCCTCCAGATAAGCTACCTCCTCAACGCAACCCCCGTTGACGAGGTCCACTTCATGCGCAAAATCGTCATAGACGGCTCCAACGTCTCCGGCTTCCAGAGAACCGCGATAATCGCCATGAACGGAAAGGTGGACACCCCCTGGGGAAGCGTCGGGATTCCCACCATATGCCTTGAGGAGGACGCGTGCCGTATCGTCGAGAGGGGAGAGAAGGAGGTCATCTACCGCCTCGACCGCCTCGGCATTCCGCTCGTCGAAATAAGCACCACCCCAGATATACACCACCCGGAGCAGGCAAAGGTCGTCGCCAAGTACATCGGCGACGCGCTCAGGGCCACCCGGAAGGTCAAGCGCGGCCTCGGAACCATCAGGCAGGACCTGAACGTCTCCATCAGGGGCGGGGCAAGGGTCGAGATCAAGGGTGTCCAGGAGCTGGACATGATTCCCGTCATCATTGAACGCGAGATAGAGAGACAGGTGAACCTGCTCAAAATACGCGAGGAGCTGAGGAAGCGCGGGGTCAGGCCCGAGGACATAACGGAGGAGTTCCACGACGTCACCGAGATATTCCAGAACACCGGCTCGAAGATAATCGCCCGCACCGTAAAGAAGGGCGGAAAGGTTCTCGCCGTTAAACTCCCCAAGTTCCGCGGCCTGATCGGGAAGGAGATACAGCCCGGCAGGCGCCTGGGCACCGAGATGGCGGACAGGGCCAAGAAGTACGTGAAGGGAATCTTCCACATCGATGAACTGCCTAACTATGGAATTACAGAATTAGAGGTTAATGGGGTTATCGAAAAACTTGGCCTGGGAGAGGAAGACGCCTTCGTTCTCGTCGCGGCCGAGGAGGAGACCGCAAAGAACGCCCTTCGCGAGGTCGTCCAGAGGGCCAGGGAAGCCATCGAGGGTGTTCCGGAGGAGACAAGAAGGGCTCTACCCGACGGCAACACCCAGTACATGCGTCCGCTCCCGGGGAAGGCCAGGATGTATCCGGAAACGGACATACCGCCGATACTTCTCACGGCGGAGATGAAGGACGACGTACTGGCGAACCTGCCCGAACTCCCACAGGAGCGCGTCGAGCGCTACGTCAGGGAATACAAGATAGACAGAAGCCTGGCCGAAACCCTGGTGAACGACGAGCGCGACGAGCTCTTCGAGGAGCTGATAGCCAGGGGCATCAAACCCTCCATGGCCGCCTCGATCCTCGTAGTGGTCCTCAAGGGACTCAAGAAGGAGGCACCCATCGAGAATATCACCGATGAGCACATCAGAGAAGCCTTTGACCTGTACCTCGGTGGAAAGATAGCCAAGGAGGCCTTCGAGGAGATATTCAAGGAGCTGGCGAGGAACCCCAAGAAGAGCGCCGCCCAGGTGGCGGAGGAGAAGGGCCTCACCCTCCTCAGCGAGGAAGAGGTCGAGAGGATAATAGACGAGGTCGTTCAGGCGAACATCGAAGTCATCAAGGCCAAGGGAATGGGCGCGATGGGAATGGTCATGGGCAGGGCCATGGCGAAGCTCCGCGGAAGGGCCGACGGAAAGCTCGTCAGCTCGCTCGTGAGGAAGAAGATAGGGGAGCTGAGCTGA
- the hmgA gene encoding hydroxymethylglutaryl-CoA reductase (NADPH): MVDFDELVEKVITGEIKLHQVERYTNGDKRLATEIRRRALEKKFGVSLENIGHYSIDPERVIGKNIENMIGVVQIPMGVAGPLKINGEYAKGEFYIPLATTEGALVASVNRGCSALTAAGGVKTTIIDDKMTRAPLLKCPDARRAREVAEWVKANIEYLQEKAVSKVTRHGKLRDVKPHIVGNNLYLRFEFETGDAMGMNMVTISSEEIMKVIEEEFPDVKYLALSGNLCVDKKPNAMNFINGRGKTVIAEAIIPREIVEKKLKTTPELIAEVNYRKNLVGSAQAGSYGFNAHFANIVGAIFLATGQDEAQITEGSHGITLAEVTPEGDLYISVTMPSLEIGTVGGGTRVPTQREALSIMGVAGGGEPPGTNARKFAEIIAGAVLAGELSLLAAIAAKHLAKAHAELGR, encoded by the coding sequence ATGGTAGATTTTGATGAACTCGTTGAGAAGGTAATAACGGGGGAGATAAAGCTCCATCAGGTTGAGAGGTACACGAACGGCGACAAGAGGCTCGCTACGGAGATAAGGCGCCGCGCTCTGGAGAAGAAGTTCGGTGTGAGCCTTGAAAATATCGGACACTACTCAATAGATCCCGAGAGGGTCATAGGAAAGAACATCGAGAACATGATAGGTGTCGTCCAGATACCGATGGGCGTCGCCGGGCCGCTCAAGATCAACGGCGAGTACGCGAAGGGCGAATTCTACATCCCTCTCGCCACCACTGAGGGAGCGCTCGTTGCGAGCGTCAACCGCGGCTGTTCGGCCCTCACCGCCGCTGGAGGCGTTAAGACCACCATAATCGACGACAAGATGACTCGTGCGCCCCTCCTCAAGTGCCCCGATGCAAGGCGCGCCAGAGAAGTTGCCGAGTGGGTCAAGGCCAACATCGAGTACCTCCAGGAGAAGGCCGTGAGCAAGGTCACCAGACACGGGAAGCTGAGGGACGTTAAGCCCCACATCGTCGGCAACAACCTCTACCTGCGCTTCGAGTTCGAGACCGGCGATGCCATGGGCATGAACATGGTCACCATCTCAAGCGAGGAGATAATGAAGGTCATCGAGGAGGAGTTCCCGGACGTGAAGTACCTCGCCCTCTCGGGCAACCTGTGTGTGGATAAAAAGCCGAACGCCATGAACTTCATCAACGGCCGCGGGAAGACCGTTATTGCCGAGGCCATAATTCCGCGCGAAATAGTTGAGAAGAAGCTGAAAACCACCCCGGAGCTCATAGCCGAGGTCAACTACAGGAAGAACCTCGTCGGTTCGGCCCAGGCCGGTTCCTACGGCTTCAACGCTCACTTTGCCAACATAGTCGGTGCTATTTTCCTTGCCACCGGACAGGATGAAGCCCAGATTACCGAGGGCTCTCACGGAATAACCCTCGCGGAGGTTACCCCTGAGGGAGACCTGTACATCAGCGTTACCATGCCGAGCCTTGAGATTGGAACGGTCGGTGGAGGAACGCGCGTTCCGACCCAGAGGGAGGCCCTGAGCATAATGGGCGTTGCCGGCGGGGGAGAGCCGCCCGGTACAAACGCCAGGAAGTTCGCCGAGATAATAGCGGGCGCCGTCCTCGCTGGGGAGCTCTCCCTCCTGGCCGCGATAGCTGCAAAGCACCTGGCAAAGGCCCACGCCGAACTGGGGCGTTAG
- a CDS encoding MinD/ParA family ATP-binding protein — protein sequence MALIVVTGRGGAGKTTTTANLSAYLAMSEYRVLAVDGDLYLPNLGFHFALDTVKYTVHSLMKNPDIDPEWAVYRHPETGVHVMPGSTRLQDVLGISPRRLVEILDRVKYKFGVVFVDSPTGIPFDTLPTFELANYQIIVVEIERSPIYSFEVMVKNEIEKLKALGERYNLNIGVVLNKVRESEDVMDKIIEVIEDDLNVPVLGWIPFDNVVPESINAGIPVLRYAPKSDAALAFMETGKVLEEWLFG from the coding sequence ATGGCGCTCATTGTTGTCACGGGGAGGGGCGGTGCAGGAAAGACAACAACCACGGCCAACCTAAGCGCTTACCTAGCCATGAGTGAATACCGCGTTCTTGCGGTCGATGGCGACCTGTACCTCCCGAACCTCGGGTTTCACTTCGCCCTGGACACCGTCAAGTACACAGTTCATTCCCTCATGAAGAACCCGGATATTGACCCGGAATGGGCCGTGTACAGGCACCCCGAAACGGGCGTTCATGTCATGCCCGGAAGTACCCGCCTTCAGGACGTTCTGGGCATCTCCCCTAGGCGGCTGGTCGAGATACTTGACAGGGTTAAGTACAAGTTTGGGGTTGTTTTTGTTGATTCCCCCACGGGCATACCTTTCGATACGCTTCCCACCTTTGAGCTGGCCAATTATCAGATTATCGTCGTTGAGATAGAGCGCTCTCCGATATATTCCTTTGAAGTAATGGTCAAGAACGAAATTGAGAAGCTGAAGGCCCTCGGTGAGAGATACAACCTCAACATCGGAGTGGTGCTGAACAAGGTCAGGGAGTCGGAAGATGTTATGGACAAGATTATTGAGGTAATTGAAGACGACCTCAACGTGCCCGTTCTTGGATGGATTCCCTTTGATAATGTGGTTCCGGAGTCGATAAACGCGGGTATTCCCGTTCTGAGGTACGCCCCCAAAAGCGATGCGGCACTTGCGTTTATGGAGACCGGTAAGGTGCTTGAGGAATGGCTGTTCGGATGA
- the tdh gene encoding L-threonine 3-dehydrogenase, which translates to MADKMPAIMKTKPAYGAELVEVDVPKPGPGEVLIKVLATSICGTDLHIYEWNEWAQSRIKTPQIMGHEVAGEVIEVGPGVDTLEVGDYISAETHIVCGKCYACRHNRYHVCQNTKIFGVDMDGVFAEYAIVPAQNAWKNPKDMPPEYAALQEPLGNAVDTVLAGPIAGMSTLITGAGPLGLLGIAVAKASGAYPIIVSEPSEFRRELAKKVGADYVINPFEEDPVKAVMDITDGAGVEVFLEFSGAPKALEQGLAATTPGGRVSLLGLFPRDVTVDFNNLIIFKALEIHGITGRHLWETWYTVSSLIQSGKLNLDPVITHKYKGFEKFEEAFELMKAGKTGKVVFFPHKG; encoded by the coding sequence ATGGCTGACAAGATGCCGGCTATCATGAAAACTAAGCCCGCTTACGGTGCCGAGCTCGTTGAGGTTGATGTTCCCAAGCCAGGACCGGGTGAAGTCCTCATCAAGGTTCTCGCCACCAGCATCTGTGGAACCGACCTCCACATCTACGAGTGGAACGAGTGGGCGCAGAGCAGGATAAAGACCCCCCAGATCATGGGGCATGAGGTCGCCGGAGAGGTCATCGAGGTCGGACCCGGCGTTGACACCCTCGAGGTCGGCGATTACATAAGCGCTGAGACCCACATCGTCTGCGGCAAGTGCTACGCCTGCAGGCACAACCGCTACCACGTCTGCCAGAACACCAAGATATTCGGCGTGGACATGGACGGTGTTTTCGCCGAGTACGCGATAGTTCCCGCCCAGAACGCCTGGAAGAACCCGAAGGACATGCCTCCCGAGTACGCGGCGCTCCAGGAGCCGCTTGGCAATGCGGTTGATACTGTTCTGGCAGGCCCGATAGCCGGAATGAGCACCCTCATAACCGGTGCCGGCCCGCTCGGACTTCTTGGCATTGCCGTCGCAAAGGCATCCGGAGCGTATCCGATTATCGTGAGCGAGCCGAGCGAGTTCAGGCGCGAGCTGGCCAAGAAGGTCGGTGCCGACTACGTCATCAACCCCTTCGAGGAGGATCCCGTCAAGGCGGTCATGGACATAACCGATGGCGCCGGCGTTGAGGTCTTCCTGGAGTTCAGCGGCGCCCCCAAGGCTCTGGAGCAGGGCCTCGCCGCCACCACCCCAGGAGGAAGGGTCTCGCTTCTCGGCCTCTTCCCGAGGGACGTTACGGTGGACTTCAACAACCTGATTATCTTCAAGGCCCTCGAGATTCACGGCATCACCGGAAGGCACCTCTGGGAGACCTGGTACACGGTCTCAAGCCTCATCCAGAGCGGCAAGCTCAACCTCGACCCGGTCATTACCCACAAGTACAAGGGCTTCGAGAAGTTCGAGGAAGCTTTTGAGCTGATGAAGGCCGGCAAGACCGGTAAGGTCGTGTTCTTCCCGCACAAGGGTTGA